One Corynebacterium efficiens YS-314 DNA segment encodes these proteins:
- a CDS encoding NADPH-dependent oxidoreductase: MTGRDNPRELLNARYGTEIDWEPGERNDTLDVILSHRSVRRWLDETVSEEQIRTIVAAAQSAPSSSNKQTVSVVAVQDAGIKKELQVVGRQMFNHIETAPVVLIWCIDHSIARLLAERDGKELGALEYFDEAGLGFLDAGIMAQNAAIAAESMGLGTVYLGSMRNDMERVQELLHLPTHVVPVVGLAIGHPDPTERAGIQPRLPQEAVLHWDVYGAPRPELVDAYDTALNTYYSRYGQHQLWSHQFVSRLGAEIIIKTSRRLVRRVLEKAGFGLR; the protein is encoded by the coding sequence ATGACCGGCAGAGACAACCCGCGGGAACTTCTCAACGCGAGGTATGGAACCGAGATCGACTGGGAACCGGGGGAGCGGAATGACACCCTCGACGTGATCCTCAGCCACCGGTCGGTGCGCAGATGGCTCGATGAAACTGTCAGCGAGGAGCAGATCCGGACCATCGTGGCGGCCGCGCAGTCCGCGCCGAGTTCCTCCAACAAGCAGACCGTTTCCGTGGTGGCGGTGCAGGATGCGGGGATCAAGAAGGAACTGCAGGTCGTCGGACGGCAGATGTTCAACCACATCGAGACCGCACCGGTGGTGCTGATCTGGTGCATCGATCATTCCATCGCGCGGCTGCTTGCGGAGCGCGACGGCAAGGAACTCGGTGCCCTGGAGTATTTCGACGAGGCTGGCCTGGGTTTCCTGGATGCCGGCATCATGGCGCAGAACGCGGCGATCGCGGCGGAGTCGATGGGCCTGGGCACGGTCTATCTGGGGTCGATGCGCAATGACATGGAGCGCGTCCAGGAACTTCTCCACCTGCCCACACACGTCGTGCCGGTGGTCGGCCTGGCCATCGGCCACCCCGATCCCACCGAGCGCGCCGGTATCCAACCCCGCCTGCCGCAGGAGGCGGTCCTGCACTGGGACGTTTACGGGGCGCCGCGCCCGGAGCTTGTCGACGCCTATGACACCGCCCTGAACACGTACTATTCCCGGTATGGCCAGCACCAGCTGTGGTCACACCAGTTTGTCTCCCGCCTCGGCGCGGAGATCATCATTAAAACCAGTCGTCGGCTCGTTCGTCGCGTGCTAGAAAAAGCTGGCTTTGGCCTGCGATAG
- a CDS encoding AAA family ATPase, with protein sequence MTGFLRRYYAFDQPVGDVDGWVYAVPAFRALRAAGSLDFRAPITIITGENGVGKSTLLEGIAVSCGFNDQGGPFGAPPTGRNNPLRAVAGVTRGPRAMEGYFLRAESHFNVASEYGNNAPGVTNLHRMSHGESVMHIVREAFAGNGLYLLDEPESGLSTIHQLTLLAELHLCAQAGAQVVVATHSPILVAIPGAEIWEFTADGGFHRGLDVEDTTAFRALRDFLEDPEEIARFMVEVTG encoded by the coding sequence ATGACCGGCTTCCTCCGCCGTTATTATGCCTTTGACCAGCCCGTCGGTGATGTGGACGGGTGGGTGTATGCGGTTCCGGCGTTCCGGGCACTCCGCGCTGCCGGATCCCTTGATTTCCGTGCGCCCATCACCATCATCACCGGTGAGAACGGGGTGGGTAAATCCACACTGCTGGAAGGTATCGCCGTCAGTTGTGGCTTCAATGACCAGGGCGGTCCCTTCGGCGCACCGCCGACGGGACGCAACAACCCCCTGCGCGCTGTCGCCGGGGTGACCAGGGGCCCACGTGCCATGGAAGGGTATTTCCTGCGCGCCGAATCCCACTTCAATGTGGCCAGCGAATACGGCAACAACGCGCCGGGGGTGACCAACCTGCACCGGATGTCCCACGGGGAATCCGTCATGCACATCGTCCGGGAGGCGTTCGCCGGCAATGGGCTCTACCTGCTCGACGAGCCCGAAAGCGGCTTGTCGACGATCCACCAACTCACCCTGCTCGCCGAACTCCACCTGTGTGCACAGGCCGGGGCACAGGTTGTCGTCGCAACGCACTCGCCGATCCTGGTGGCGATCCCCGGCGCGGAGATCTGGGAATTCACCGCCGACGGCGGCTTCCACCGCGGACTGGACGTGGAGGACACCACGGCGTTCCGGGCGCTGCGGGACTTCCTGGAGGATCCGGAGGAGATCGCGCGGTTCATGGTGGAGGTGACCGGTTGA
- a CDS encoding AAA family ATPase produces MFLTAARLDDDPDSLDPYLRDLGVVQALRSSPLRFQAPVTVITGENGVGKSTLIEALAVGMRANPEGGSRHARFQTVGESVSPLGSVLTLSRQENPRDVFFLRGESYLNVARYYENLDPAPPGSSRMDDLLEMSHGQGLMALIERRFHDNGLFLLDEPEAGLSVLRQLELLGRLYHLARRGSQIIMATHSPVLLAIPEARIWEVTAGGVETVAFDATESVRAAREFVADPRGTARFMIGEGA; encoded by the coding sequence ATGTTCCTCACCGCAGCACGCCTTGATGATGACCCGGACTCCCTGGACCCGTACCTGCGGGACCTCGGTGTGGTGCAGGCCCTGAGGTCCTCACCACTGCGTTTCCAGGCCCCGGTCACCGTCATCACCGGGGAGAACGGGGTGGGGAAATCCACGCTCATCGAGGCCCTGGCGGTGGGGATGCGCGCGAACCCCGAGGGCGGGTCGAGGCACGCCCGGTTCCAGACCGTGGGGGAATCCGTCTCGCCGCTGGGCTCCGTCCTGACACTGTCCCGCCAGGAGAACCCGCGCGATGTGTTCTTCCTGCGTGGGGAGTCCTATCTCAACGTCGCCAGGTACTACGAAAACCTGGATCCTGCGCCCCCGGGCAGCTCCCGGATGGATGACCTGCTGGAGATGAGCCACGGGCAGGGACTCATGGCGCTGATTGAACGGCGATTCCACGACAATGGTCTGTTCCTCCTCGATGAGCCGGAGGCGGGATTGTCGGTGCTGCGTCAACTGGAGCTGCTGGGCAGGTTGTACCACCTGGCCAGACGCGGTTCGCAGATCATCATGGCCACCCACTCGCCGGTGCTGCTGGCCATCCCGGAGGCCCGGATCTGGGAGGTCACCGCAGGTGGTGTGGAGACCGTGGCCTTCGACGCCACCGAATCCGTCCGAGCTGCGCGCGAGTTCGTCGCCGATCCCCGCGGCACCGCCCGGTTCATGATCGGGGAGGGTGCATGA